From Marinoscillum sp. 108, a single genomic window includes:
- a CDS encoding penicillin-binding protein, producing the protein MSIKKAILLRVRIAFMLVFLFSAGILFRIITVQYAEGDKWRGYAETMGLQVMKVNATRGNIYADDGSLLATSLPFYQVAFDPYLPGKELYNAHIDSLCYLLSDFYGDQSPAQYRRKIDAARKERKRYMVLNRQEVGYQEKKMIERWPIFREGRLTGGIIFEKVEKRFLPFSHLGYRTIGTVNSDNRGVVGLEYSFNQELGGQNGEALFQKMAGGGWKPVYDGSEIRPKDGYDIQTTLNVNLQDVTESALYKALQRHQADYGAVILMEVKTGEIKAISNLSRNSKGEYYERYNYAVGSQGAREPGSTFKLASMIALLEDSNIKLTDTIDTGNGVMKFFNETMRDHKPGGYGILTVKEVFEKSSNIGTAKLITRHFGDNPSRYTDYIKNIGLDQPLGFQMVGEGIPYIKDPSDSTWSGISLPWISHGYELKMTPLQTLTLYNAVANNGKMIQPIIVKAVKKANRNIEKYEPKVLNAKICSKSTLRDVRLMLEGVVERGTASNIYNEKYKIAGKTGTAKKVVNGRYTNAYYTSFAGYFPADDPKYSCIVVIDDPKGYQIYGSDVAAPVFKEIADNIYALETELHQELPDQRTQFAGIFPVIRSGKQDELKMIANEFGISNHSQTDASWVTTDVVNHSVFWEDNTPKAERIPDVRGMTLRDAIYLLENAGLKVSVQGRGRVARQSIVPGTKFSKGTNIKLELS; encoded by the coding sequence ATGAGTATCAAAAAAGCCATATTGCTCCGAGTCAGGATCGCATTTATGCTGGTATTCTTGTTTTCTGCAGGGATACTTTTTCGCATTATCACCGTGCAGTATGCAGAGGGTGATAAGTGGAGAGGGTATGCCGAGACCATGGGCTTGCAGGTGATGAAAGTGAACGCTACGCGTGGCAACATTTATGCAGACGACGGCAGCCTGCTGGCAACCTCCCTGCCTTTCTATCAGGTGGCGTTCGATCCTTACCTTCCGGGAAAAGAGCTTTACAATGCGCACATAGATTCTCTGTGTTACCTGCTTTCGGATTTTTATGGAGATCAGTCGCCGGCTCAGTATCGCCGCAAAATAGATGCGGCACGGAAGGAGCGGAAGCGATATATGGTGCTCAACCGGCAAGAGGTCGGGTACCAGGAGAAAAAAATGATAGAACGCTGGCCTATCTTCAGAGAAGGGCGGTTGACAGGTGGAATTATCTTCGAGAAGGTGGAAAAAAGATTTCTGCCTTTTTCGCATTTGGGATATCGAACAATTGGCACGGTCAATTCGGACAACCGTGGGGTAGTAGGGTTGGAGTACAGCTTCAACCAGGAGTTGGGTGGCCAAAACGGAGAAGCACTGTTTCAAAAGATGGCCGGAGGGGGCTGGAAGCCGGTGTATGATGGCTCGGAGATTCGTCCCAAAGACGGTTACGACATTCAGACTACCCTCAATGTGAACCTGCAGGATGTCACTGAGTCGGCACTCTACAAGGCACTACAGCGCCATCAGGCAGACTACGGTGCGGTAATCCTCATGGAGGTAAAAACCGGCGAGATCAAGGCGATTTCCAACCTGAGCAGAAACAGCAAGGGAGAATACTACGAGCGCTACAACTACGCCGTGGGTAGCCAGGGCGCCCGCGAACCGGGGTCTACGTTCAAGCTGGCCAGTATGATTGCCTTGTTGGAAGATAGCAACATCAAGTTGACAGACACCATCGATACAGGCAATGGGGTGATGAAGTTCTTCAATGAGACCATGAGGGATCATAAGCCCGGAGGCTACGGCATCCTCACCGTGAAGGAAGTGTTTGAGAAAAGCTCCAACATCGGTACAGCCAAGCTGATCACCAGGCATTTCGGAGACAATCCCTCCAGATATACCGATTACATCAAAAATATCGGGTTGGATCAGCCGTTGGGCTTTCAGATGGTCGGCGAAGGCATTCCTTACATCAAGGATCCCTCGGACAGTACCTGGAGTGGGATTTCGTTACCGTGGATCTCTCATGGCTATGAACTCAAGATGACCCCTCTCCAGACGTTGACTTTGTACAACGCCGTGGCCAACAATGGAAAGATGATTCAGCCCATTATCGTGAAAGCGGTGAAAAAGGCGAACAGAAACATAGAGAAGTATGAGCCCAAGGTGCTCAACGCAAAGATTTGTTCCAAAAGCACCCTGCGGGATGTGAGACTGATGCTGGAAGGGGTGGTAGAACGAGGTACTGCTTCCAATATTTACAATGAAAAGTATAAGATCGCTGGTAAAACAGGGACTGCCAAAAAGGTGGTAAATGGTCGCTATACCAATGCCTATTATACCTCGTTTGCCGGGTATTTTCCAGCGGATGATCCAAAGTACAGTTGCATTGTGGTGATCGATGACCCCAAGGGCTATCAGATCTATGGGAGCGATGTGGCGGCTCCGGTCTTTAAGGAGATCGCAGACAATATCTACGCTCTGGAGACCGAGCTGCATCAGGAGCTGCCGGATCAGCGCACGCAGTTTGCAGGGATTTTCCCCGTGATCAGGTCTGGTAAGCAGGACGAGCTGAAAATGATCGCCAACGAATTTGGCATATCCAATCATTCCCAAACGGATGCCAGCTGGGTGACTACCGATGTGGTCAATCATTCGGTGTTTTGGGAGGACAATACACCCAAGGCTGAGCGCATCCCGGATGTGCGGGGCATGACTTTAAGAGATGCTATTTACCTGCTGGAAAATGCAGGACTGAAGGTCAGTGTGCAGGGCAGAGGCCGGGTGGCCAGGCAGTCCATTGTGCCGGGAACGAAATTTTCGAAAGGAACTAACATAAAGCTGGAGTTGAGTTAA
- the mraZ gene encoding division/cell wall cluster transcriptional repressor MraZ, whose amino-acid sequence MAFFTSEYECKLDTKGRLVLPAKIKSSLPEVSTHELIIRKGFEQNLILYPMLEYKKIHAKIAALSEFNAEQRKLKRNFFRSIQQVDLDSAGRLLIPKQMLAHAGLDKELILIGMGNYIEMWNPQHFEEHQIDDSEEYSALAQKYLDE is encoded by the coding sequence ATGGCTTTTTTTACAAGCGAGTATGAGTGCAAATTGGATACTAAGGGTAGGCTAGTCTTACCTGCGAAGATTAAGTCTAGTCTACCCGAGGTTTCCACGCACGAACTCATTATCCGAAAAGGATTTGAGCAAAATCTGATCCTGTATCCAATGTTAGAATACAAAAAGATACATGCCAAGATAGCTGCGCTCAGTGAGTTCAACGCAGAGCAGAGAAAGCTAAAACGCAACTTCTTCAGGAGTATCCAGCAGGTGGATTTGGATAGTGCAGGACGATTATTGATCCCCAAGCAGATGCTCGCTCATGCCGGACTAGACAAGGAATTGATCCTGATAGGGATGGGCAATTACATTGAAATGTGGAACCCTCAGCATTTTGAGGAGCATCAGATAGATGATTCGGAAGAGTACTCGGCGCTGGCCCAGAAATATCTGGACGAGTAA
- the rsmH gene encoding 16S rRNA (cytosine(1402)-N(4))-methyltransferase RsmH — protein MSTYHTPVLLAQCIDALDIKPDGIYVDVTFGGGGHSREILSRLDTGMLYAFDQDADAKANAEEFRQNRSFTFVESNFRHLKRQLRFYGVKQVDGILADLGVSSHQLDEGQRGFSTRFDGALDMRMDQGAAVTARDIVNDYEQDDLIHILSAYGEIKNARTLAAAIIRARGGKPITRNEELREVALKVAPRGKEMKYLAQLFQAIRIEVNDEMGALREFLEQTAEVIRPGGKLVVMSYHSLEDRPVKNFVNTGNLKGHVEQDFYGNVIRPFTPVTRKPIIPDEEEIERNKRARSAKLRIAVRSEDKK, from the coding sequence ATGAGCACCTATCACACACCGGTCTTATTGGCACAGTGCATAGATGCACTCGATATCAAACCCGATGGAATCTATGTAGATGTCACCTTCGGTGGCGGGGGACATTCCAGAGAAATACTCAGCAGACTCGATACGGGGATGCTATATGCTTTTGATCAGGACGCTGACGCAAAAGCCAACGCCGAAGAATTTCGGCAAAATCGTTCTTTCACATTTGTAGAATCCAACTTCAGACACCTGAAAAGGCAGCTTCGCTTTTATGGAGTGAAGCAGGTAGATGGCATTCTGGCTGATTTGGGAGTATCGTCCCATCAGTTGGACGAAGGCCAGCGGGGATTTTCCACCCGCTTTGATGGAGCACTTGACATGCGCATGGATCAGGGAGCGGCGGTCACCGCCCGCGACATAGTCAATGACTATGAGCAGGATGACCTCATTCATATCCTCAGTGCCTATGGTGAGATCAAAAATGCCCGAACGCTCGCGGCAGCCATCATCCGGGCCAGGGGTGGTAAGCCCATCACCAGAAATGAGGAGCTCAGGGAAGTAGCCCTGAAGGTAGCTCCCAGAGGAAAGGAAATGAAGTACCTGGCGCAGCTGTTTCAGGCCATCCGCATAGAGGTAAACGATGAGATGGGGGCCCTTCGGGAGTTTCTGGAGCAGACCGCAGAGGTGATCAGGCCGGGAGGTAAGCTGGTGGTGATGAGCTACCACTCTTTGGAAGATCGCCCGGTCAAAAACTTTGTGAACACGGGAAATCTCAAAGGTCACGTGGAGCAGGATTTTTATGGCAATGTGATCAGACCCTTCACTCCGGTGACGCGCAAGCCGATCATACCGGACGAGGAGGAGATCGAAAGAAACAAAAGAGCACGCAGTGCAAAATTGCGCATAGCAGTGCGCAGTGAAGATAAAAAATAG
- a CDS encoding NAD(P)/FAD-dependent oxidoreductase, producing MKNLLILGAGSAGTMMANHLTGKLPPEWKITMVDQREKHYYQPGFLFLPFRIYEPKDCFKSITEYIPKGIEYIQQGIEQIKGNENKVILDDGTSIAYDLLIIATGSRIAPEEVEGMNGPEWHQSVFDFYTFEGASNLREKLDNWDGGRLVVHITEMPIKCPVAPLEFAFLADCYFKDKGIRDRVTIDYVTPLDGAFTKPKAASKLGYLLKEKGINIVPDFAIARVDNENKKIVSWDEKEVPFDLLVTVPTNMGDDLMLRSGLGDDLNFVPTNKHTLQSEAFLNIFVLGDATNLPTSKAGSVAHFESEVLVKNILRYIDGMPPAEDFDGHANCFVETGNGKAMLIDFNYDTEPLPGKFPIDGFGPLKLLEENKLNHMGKLGFRWIYWNMLMKGRSIPFITPQMSMKGKKTEDKKVEIV from the coding sequence ATGAAAAATCTACTGATACTGGGCGCTGGCTCAGCCGGCACTATGATGGCCAATCACCTCACTGGAAAATTGCCTCCGGAATGGAAAATCACCATGGTGGATCAACGCGAGAAACATTACTATCAACCGGGATTTCTGTTCCTTCCGTTTCGGATCTACGAACCAAAGGACTGTTTCAAATCCATCACGGAATACATCCCCAAGGGAATAGAATATATTCAACAGGGCATTGAGCAAATCAAAGGCAATGAAAACAAAGTCATCCTGGATGACGGCACATCCATTGCATACGACCTGCTGATCATTGCCACTGGTAGCCGCATAGCCCCTGAAGAAGTAGAAGGAATGAATGGCCCGGAATGGCATCAGTCTGTGTTTGATTTTTACACCTTCGAGGGAGCCAGTAATCTGCGCGAAAAACTTGACAACTGGGATGGCGGGCGACTGGTCGTTCACATTACCGAAATGCCCATCAAATGCCCTGTAGCCCCGCTTGAGTTCGCCTTTTTGGCAGACTGCTACTTTAAGGACAAAGGCATCCGCGATCGGGTGACCATAGATTATGTAACTCCGCTGGATGGTGCTTTTACCAAACCAAAAGCCGCATCCAAACTTGGCTACCTGCTCAAGGAAAAAGGGATCAACATCGTCCCGGATTTTGCCATTGCCCGGGTGGACAATGAAAATAAGAAAATTGTTTCCTGGGATGAGAAGGAGGTACCTTTTGATCTGCTGGTGACTGTGCCCACCAATATGGGTGACGACCTAATGCTCAGGTCAGGCTTGGGTGATGACCTAAACTTTGTACCCACCAACAAACACACCCTGCAGTCTGAAGCCTTTTTGAACATCTTTGTACTGGGCGATGCGACCAACCTCCCTACATCAAAAGCAGGGTCTGTCGCTCACTTTGAATCTGAAGTCCTCGTGAAGAATATCCTGCGATACATTGATGGAATGCCACCAGCAGAGGATTTCGACGGGCACGCCAATTGTTTTGTGGAAACAGGCAACGGCAAGGCCATGCTGATCGATTTCAACTATGACACAGAGCCCCTACCGGGAAAATTTCCGATCGACGGATTCGGTCCTCTAAAACTACTGGAAGAGAATAAACTCAACCATATGGGCAAACTAGGGTTTAGATGGATCTACTGGAATATGCTCATGAAAGGCCGCAGTATCCCATTCATCACTCCGCAGATGAGTATGAAGGGCAAAAAAACAGAAGACAAAAAAGTAGAAATTGTTTAA
- a CDS encoding universal stress protein — MKTIIVATDFSAAANNALGYAAKLASAVDADLVLFNAYHMSTHAINGMVGPEVLDRLVRNNEKQLQDLSDETAQKYNIPVSWVSKTDDTIEGLNHYVKDRHPDLVVIGMESNVFSYELLGNTTTAAIKHLKTPILVVPRMATFSSIEKILYAYEPSYLGQHNQLDLMKEIARKFRAQLEVFHVDTHPKKDHPENEENLIHAANTILKDIPHTYSTVSNETIAEGIAQEVDHYNADLLVMVPHKTGFLASLFKGSNTRRVSLKTKVPLLVIPNGE, encoded by the coding sequence ATGAAAACGATAATTGTTGCCACGGATTTTTCAGCAGCAGCCAATAACGCACTAGGGTATGCAGCAAAACTCGCCAGCGCCGTAGATGCTGACCTGGTGCTCTTCAATGCCTACCACATGAGTACCCATGCTATCAATGGCATGGTGGGGCCTGAGGTTCTGGACAGGCTGGTCAGAAACAATGAAAAACAGCTTCAGGACCTGAGCGACGAGACCGCTCAGAAATATAACATTCCTGTCAGCTGGGTCAGCAAAACGGATGACACCATAGAGGGGCTCAATCACTATGTAAAAGACCGTCACCCGGACCTGGTAGTCATCGGTATGGAAAGCAATGTGTTCTCCTATGAGCTTCTGGGAAACACTACCACAGCGGCCATCAAGCACCTCAAAACTCCCATACTGGTAGTGCCCCGAATGGCAACATTCAGTAGCATCGAAAAAATACTGTATGCCTATGAACCATCGTACCTGGGTCAACACAATCAGCTGGACCTGATGAAGGAGATTGCCCGTAAGTTTCGGGCTCAGCTAGAGGTATTTCATGTGGATACTCATCCTAAAAAAGATCACCCGGAAAATGAGGAAAACCTGATCCATGCGGCCAACACCATTCTGAAAGACATCCCGCACACCTACAGCACTGTGAGCAACGAGACCATCGCCGAAGGCATAGCGCAGGAAGTGGACCATTACAATGCTGATCTTTTGGTGATGGTACCGCACAAAACCGGCTTTCTAGCGTCTCTTTTCAAGGGTAGCAATACACGGCGTGTGAGCCTGAAAACCAAAGTCCCCCTGCTGGTCATCCCAAATGGGGAGTGA
- a CDS encoding UDP-N-acetylmuramoyl-L-alanyl-D-glutamate--2,6-diaminopimelate ligase, which translates to MKTLKDILYGVSLTELHGDREREISSLAFDSRRVKKGGLFIAIKGLNVDGHDYIETAIDLGAVAILCESLPEKRKKSITYVQVDNSAAAMGIVAANFHDNPSRKLNLVGVTGTNGKTTTATLLFQLFQQLGYKVGLLSTVENKIDHKVLDAQFTTPDSLQLNELLAQMVSQGCTHCFMEVSSHALVQHRTSGLQFAGGIFTNISHDHLDYHETFEAYIKAKKMLFDKLPKEAFALVNADDKRGMVMLQNTKAEKNTYSLKSMADFRAKILHNTLQGLELDVDGISAWFKLIGDFNAYNLLAVYAAGVLLEEEKEEVLTALSQIDGARGRFEQVYNGNNILAIVDYAHTPDALDNVLRTIDKLRTRQEKVITVIGCGGNRDKTKRPEMARIAAEFSNKVILTSDNPRDEDPAVILEEMMKGVPKVAQKNTMIIQDRKEAIRTACNLAEKMDIILVAGKGHETYQEIKGVRNHFDDKEILNEMLNGQ; encoded by the coding sequence ATGAAGACGCTGAAAGACATATTATACGGAGTATCCCTCACTGAGCTGCACGGCGATCGTGAGCGGGAGATCTCGTCTTTGGCGTTTGATTCCAGACGGGTAAAAAAGGGTGGCCTGTTTATCGCCATTAAAGGACTGAATGTAGACGGACACGATTACATAGAAACAGCAATAGATCTGGGTGCAGTGGCCATTCTTTGCGAAAGCTTACCTGAGAAGAGAAAGAAGTCAATAACGTACGTACAGGTGGATAATAGTGCTGCTGCGATGGGAATCGTGGCAGCCAATTTTCACGATAACCCTTCCCGGAAACTTAACCTGGTAGGGGTGACGGGTACCAACGGCAAAACCACGACTGCTACTTTGCTATTTCAGCTCTTTCAGCAGCTGGGCTACAAAGTAGGCTTGTTGTCTACCGTGGAAAATAAGATTGACCACAAAGTATTGGATGCGCAATTTACCACACCTGATAGCCTGCAGCTCAATGAGCTACTGGCTCAGATGGTGAGTCAGGGGTGCACGCATTGTTTCATGGAGGTGAGCTCTCATGCGCTGGTTCAGCATCGCACCAGTGGGCTACAGTTTGCCGGAGGCATTTTCACCAATATCTCCCATGATCACCTGGACTATCACGAAACCTTCGAGGCTTATATCAAAGCCAAGAAGATGCTCTTCGATAAGCTCCCAAAAGAGGCTTTTGCATTGGTGAATGCCGATGACAAGCGGGGGATGGTAATGCTGCAAAATACCAAAGCAGAAAAGAATACTTATTCACTGAAATCAATGGCAGACTTCCGCGCGAAGATTCTGCACAATACCCTGCAGGGGTTGGAGTTGGATGTGGATGGAATCAGTGCCTGGTTTAAACTCATCGGGGACTTCAATGCTTATAACCTGCTGGCGGTTTATGCGGCAGGAGTACTGCTGGAAGAGGAGAAGGAAGAGGTGCTGACTGCCTTGTCGCAGATAGATGGTGCCCGTGGGCGATTTGAGCAGGTTTATAATGGCAACAACATACTCGCCATTGTGGATTATGCGCACACCCCGGATGCATTGGATAATGTGCTACGGACCATTGACAAGCTACGCACCAGGCAAGAGAAGGTGATCACCGTGATCGGTTGTGGTGGAAACCGCGACAAGACCAAGCGCCCGGAGATGGCACGCATTGCGGCAGAGTTTAGCAATAAGGTTATCCTCACTTCGGATAATCCACGGGACGAAGATCCGGCGGTGATCCTGGAGGAAATGATGAAAGGAGTGCCTAAGGTGGCACAGAAAAATACGATGATTATTCAGGACCGGAAAGAGGCCATACGTACGGCTTGCAATCTGGCAGAGAAAATGGACATTATACTGGTGGCTGGCAAAGGTCACGAAACCTATCAGGAGATAAAAGGAGTGAGAAATCACTTTGATGATAAAGAAATATTAAACGAAATGTTAAATGGCCAATAG
- a CDS encoding TusE/DsrC/DsvC family sulfur relay protein, translating into METIIANMPVNVNEQGYLLDMNQWNKAIARQIASEEEIDLADRHWEVLEYLRAEQLKGTALSIRKIGKSGVVDIAEFYKLFPEGPLKKASRIAGIPKPASCI; encoded by the coding sequence ATGGAAACTATAATCGCCAATATGCCTGTGAATGTAAATGAGCAAGGCTATTTACTGGACATGAACCAATGGAATAAGGCAATCGCAAGACAAATAGCGAGCGAAGAAGAGATAGATCTGGCCGACAGACACTGGGAAGTACTGGAGTATCTCCGCGCCGAGCAGCTCAAAGGCACGGCCCTATCCATCCGAAAAATCGGAAAATCTGGGGTAGTGGATATCGCTGAGTTTTACAAACTCTTCCCTGAAGGCCCCCTCAAAAAGGCATCCAGAATTGCCGGTATTCCCAAGCCTGCCAGTTGTATTTAA
- a CDS encoding DsrE/DsrF/DrsH-like family protein, translating to METLETPVLEKKKEAKQLKKIMIIQSKATIDSVYAALILANGARMEGIESELFCTFFGLEMLQPKKMDHLHVATVGNPGLHIPTMLGGLPGIESLASNMMKKEMDKLDIPPLSEFLEIYKASGGKIFACKLAMEMFHLKREDLWEGVDEVLTVGDFYGRAQESGVQIIFV from the coding sequence ATGGAAACGCTAGAAACCCCCGTACTTGAAAAAAAGAAAGAGGCAAAGCAACTCAAAAAGATCATGATCATCCAGTCCAAAGCCACGATCGACTCAGTCTATGCGGCTTTGATCCTGGCCAATGGTGCCCGAATGGAGGGCATTGAGTCTGAGTTGTTCTGTACCTTTTTTGGATTAGAAATGCTCCAGCCCAAGAAAATGGATCATTTGCATGTGGCTACTGTCGGCAACCCCGGATTGCACATCCCCACCATGCTGGGTGGGCTGCCTGGTATAGAGTCGCTAGCCAGCAATATGATGAAAAAAGAGATGGACAAGCTGGACATTCCACCACTGAGTGAATTTCTCGAAATCTACAAAGCATCCGGAGGCAAGATCTTTGCTTGTAAACTCGCCATGGAGATGTTTCACCTCAAAAGGGAAGATCTGTGGGAAGGAGTAGATGAAGTACTCACGGTGGGTGACTTCTACGGCCGAGCACAGGAGAGTGGTGTTCAGATTATTTTCGTTTAA
- the mraY gene encoding phospho-N-acetylmuramoyl-pentapeptide-transferase has protein sequence MLYYLFDFLDKQFDLMGASVFRYISFRAGMAAVISLLITIVFGKRFINALRNFQMGESIRDLGLKGQMEKQGTPTMGGIMIISAIIIPTLLFAQIGNVYVQLLLITALWMGLIGFTDDYLKIKKKNKDGLKGNFKVIGQVGLGLLVGLVMVMHPDVVIPELGGMGIEDSSSIVTTIPFFKDNEFQYDWLLPYFLEDYTWLIYVLAVIFIITAVSNGANITDGLDGLAAGTSAIIGLTLAILAYLSGNAVFAEYLNIAFIPNSGELVIFSAAFVGACIGFLWYNSYPAQVFMGDTGSLSLGAIIAVLALVIRKELLIPILCGIFLIENLSVIIQVSYFKYTRKKYGEGRRVFLMSPLHHHYQKKGWHEARIVTRFWTVGILLAILTLATLKLR, from the coding sequence ATGCTGTACTACCTGTTTGACTTTTTAGATAAACAATTTGACCTGATGGGGGCTAGCGTATTTCGCTACATCTCCTTCCGGGCGGGTATGGCTGCAGTAATTTCTTTGCTCATCACCATCGTTTTTGGCAAGCGGTTTATCAATGCGCTCAGAAACTTTCAGATGGGTGAGTCCATCCGTGACCTGGGCCTGAAGGGGCAAATGGAAAAGCAGGGCACACCGACTATGGGCGGGATCATGATCATCTCCGCGATCATCATTCCTACACTGCTTTTTGCACAGATTGGCAATGTCTATGTGCAGCTCTTGCTGATCACGGCACTTTGGATGGGGCTCATTGGTTTTACAGACGATTATCTCAAGATCAAGAAAAAGAATAAGGACGGGCTAAAAGGCAATTTCAAAGTAATAGGTCAGGTAGGGCTGGGCTTGCTGGTAGGCCTGGTAATGGTGATGCACCCCGATGTGGTCATCCCCGAACTGGGTGGTATGGGCATCGAGGATAGCAGCTCCATCGTCACCACCATTCCGTTTTTCAAGGATAATGAATTCCAGTACGACTGGTTACTGCCCTATTTTCTGGAGGATTATACCTGGCTGATTTATGTGCTGGCGGTGATTTTTATCATCACCGCAGTGTCTAATGGCGCCAATATCACTGACGGACTCGATGGGTTAGCGGCGGGTACTTCCGCCATCATCGGTCTTACGCTGGCCATTCTGGCCTACCTGTCAGGTAATGCGGTCTTTGCTGAGTACCTGAACATCGCCTTTATTCCCAACTCAGGTGAGTTGGTGATTTTCAGTGCGGCTTTTGTAGGGGCCTGTATTGGTTTTCTATGGTACAATTCATACCCCGCACAGGTATTTATGGGAGATACAGGCAGCCTGTCACTGGGGGCTATCATAGCCGTATTGGCTTTGGTCATCAGAAAGGAGCTCCTCATCCCGATATTATGCGGCATTTTCCTGATCGAAAACCTGTCGGTGATCATTCAGGTGTCTTATTTCAAATACACGCGGAAGAAATACGGAGAGGGGCGAAGGGTTTTTCTGATGTCTCCGCTACATCACCATTATCAGAAAAAAGGATGGCATGAAGCCAGAATCGTGACCCGGTTTTGGACAGTCGGCATCCTGCTGGCTATACTCACTTTGGCAACGCTTAAACTTAGATAA
- a CDS encoding FtsL-like putative cell division protein gives MATNTYKIPGKSSGKQGSFFTLLERYLPMDESLAEVIHVRFLPQILFICALCIVYIGSRHYAEKKIRTISRLETQVEDLRADFTTLKADYKYASKQSEVAKQARSLGLVESDVSPYKIIVAEE, from the coding sequence ATGGCAACCAATACGTATAAAATACCAGGCAAATCTTCGGGCAAACAGGGGAGCTTCTTCACCCTGCTGGAGCGGTATTTACCAATGGACGAATCATTGGCGGAAGTGATCCACGTACGTTTTCTCCCACAAATTCTTTTCATCTGCGCACTCTGCATCGTCTACATAGGCAGCAGACACTATGCGGAGAAAAAGATAAGAACCATCAGCAGGCTGGAAACCCAGGTAGAGGACCTGCGTGCAGATTTCACCACACTAAAGGCCGATTACAAATACGCCAGTAAACAGTCAGAAGTGGCCAAACAAGCCCGGTCGCTGGGTTTGGTAGAAAGTGATGTTTCACCTTACAAAATCATTGTCGCCGAAGAATGA